In the genome of Dryobates pubescens isolate bDryPub1 chromosome 18, bDryPub1.pri, whole genome shotgun sequence, one region contains:
- the TIMM8A gene encoding mitochondrial import inner membrane translocase subunit Tim8 A, whose protein sequence is MDAPSAAGLGGADPQLQRFIEVETQKQRFQQLVHQMTELCWEKCMDKPGPKLDSRAETCFVNCVERFIDTSQFILNRLEQTQKSKSAFSESLSD, encoded by the exons ATGGACGCGCCGTCCGCCGCCGGGCTGGGCGGCGCTGACCCCCAGCTCCAGCGCTTCATCGAGGTGGAGACGCAGAAGCAGCGCTTCCAGCAGCTAGTGCACCAGATGACCGAGCTCTGCTGG GAGAAGTGCATGGACAAGCCGGGTCCGAAGCTGGACAGCCGGGCCGAGACGTGCTTCGTGAACTGCGTGGAGCGCTTCATCGACACCAGCCAGTTCATCCTGAACCGGCTGGAGCAGACACAGAAGTCCAAGTCGGCCTTCTCGGAGAGCCTATCCGACTGA